The stretch of DNA ACTTCCAGACGCAGGCCCAGGCGTTCCACCGTACGGTCGCGGAACTCAATGACCTCAGGGAAGTTGTGGCCGGTGTCCACATGCAGAACCGGGAAGGGAACCCTGCCCGGCCAGAACGCTTTGGTGGCCAGGTGCAGCATCAACACCGAGTCCTTGCCACCGGAAAACAGCAGCGCGGGGCGCTCAAACTCTGCAACCACCTCACGGATGATGTGGATGGCCTCGGATTCCAGCAGATCAAGAGAATTCAGGGCCGGGGTTTCGAGGGTTTCAGCCAACTCGGAGGCCGGATTAGTTTCAATAGTTTGGGTGCTCATACGTGTAGTCCGCATTCTGTCTTGGAGGTTCCGGCCCAGCGTCCGGACCTGGGATCGGCGCCGGGNGCCACTTTGTTGGTGCACGGTGCGCAACCGATGGAGGGATAACCCTGCTCCAGCAACGGATTCACCGGCAGCAGGTTGTCATCGGAGTACTGACTCAGCTTCTGGTACGTCCAGGTGGCCACCGGGTTGACCTTGATCAAGCCGTTCTTCTCATCCCAGCTGATCAACGGGGTGTTGGCGCGGGTAGGCGATTCGTCGCGGCGCACACCGGTGAACCACAGTTCGTAGCCTTGTAGCGATCGGTGCAGCGGTTCTACCTTTCGCAACGCACAGCACTGGGCCGGGTCACGGGCAAAAGGTCCTTTCNNAAGCAGCGAATCCTGCTCTGCCACGGTGTGCACAGGCTTCACGTCCACCACGTTCACGCGCAGGTTCTCCGCCACCGCATCACGCGTCGCATAGGTTTCTTCGAAGTGATAGCCCGTGTCCAGAAATAGCACATCGACGCCGGGCAGCTGCTCAGCAACCAAGGCTGGCAGCACGGCGTCGGCCATGGAACAGGCGACGGCGGCCGCACCGGTGGTGAAGTTCTCCGCCACCCAGGCGATGACCTCCTGCGCGGAGGCGTCCCACGGAAGTGCCGCTGCACCCGCCGCGGCAAGCACCTGAAGTTCGGCGTGGGACCGCAGAATGGTCCTCATTTGAGCAGTTCCTCATCAACCCGGTGCGCGAATTCAGCGAAGGTCTCCCCGCNGGAGCGGGCACCAACATATTGGCGGACCACGCGTTCCACATAGTCGGGCAGATCCGCTGCCGTGACCTTCAGCCCGCGAATGGTGCGCCCAAGGCCTGCCTCGGCCCGGTTGTCGGTGGCCAGCCCGCCACCTAGGTGAACTTGAANACCGGNGGCGGTGCCGCCGTCGTCCGTGGGCAGCATCATGCCCTTCAGACCGATGTCCGCGGTCTGGATGCGGGCGCAGGAGTTGGGGCAACCGTTGATGTTCAGCGCGATCGGCTGGGTGAGGACGCCGGTATCGACCAGATCCGCGAGGCGCGTTTCCAGCTCGGTGATGGCCGTGGCCGCGGTGTCCTTGGTGTTCACGATGGCCAGCTTGCAATATTCGATGCCGGTGCAGGCAATCGTGGAACGGCGGAACAGCGAAGGCCGGGCTGATAATCCGAGTCCATCAAGCACCGCAATGAGCGGCTCAACCTGTTCCTTGGGCACATCGAGAATGACGAGCTTCTGGTGCGGGGTGGTGCGCAAACGGAAGGAGCCGTGGGCTTCAAGGGCGTCGGCAACGGCCGTCAGTGTGCTGCCTGAAACGCGGCCAACGGTGGGTGTGACGCCGATGAAGAACTTGCCGTCCTTTTGCTCGTGGACGCCAATATGGTCTCCGGNGGATGTGGGCTTGGNGGCTGGCTCGCCGTCGGGCAGCGTGTGGCCCAGATACTCGTCTTCCAAGATGGTACGGAACTTGGCGGTTCCCCAGTCGGCCAGCAGGAACTTCAACCGGGCCTTGGTGCGCATGCGGCGGTAGCCGTAGTCGCGGAAGATGCTCGTGACGCCCAGCCACACCTCGGCGGCAACCTCCGGCGAAACAAACACGCCGAGGCGTTCGGCCAGGCGCGGGTTGGTGGACAGTCCGCCACCCACCCAGAGGTCGTAACCGACCCCCAACTCGGGATGGATCACGCCAACTAGGGCGAAGTCGTTGATTTCGTGCACCACGTCCTGCGAGGGATGAC from Arthrobacter polaris encodes:
- a CDS encoding phosphoadenylyl-sulfate reductase, translated to MRTILRSHAELQVLAAAGAAALPWDASAQEVIAWVAENFTTGAAAVACSMADAVLPALVAEQLPGVDVLFLDTGYHFEETYATRDAVAENLRVNVVDVKPVHTVAEQDSLLXKGPFARDPAQCCALRKVEPLHRSLQGYELWFTGVRRDESPTRANTPLISWDEKNGLIKVNPVATWTYQKLSQYSDDNLLPVNPLLEQGYPSIGCAPCTNKVAPGADPRSGRWAGTSKTECGLHV
- a CDS encoding nitrite/sulfite reductase, coding for MTQTALAGAQASGTETAXATNLAGAPATPVRATRPRPAAKPHGQWKVDGTAPLNPNEVWKQEDGGLSVRERIETIYAHGGFDSIEKTDLHGRFRWWGLYTQRKQGIDGGKTATLEPHELEDKYFMLRVRIDGGALTTKQLRVIGQISTEFGRDTADLTDRQNVQLHWVRVEDVPEIWNRLEAAGLSTTEACGDVPRVILGSPVAGIAKDEIIDPTSLIKEVSARFIGDPELANLPRKFKTAITGHPSQDVVHEINDFALVGVIHPELGVGYDLWVGGGLSTNPRLAERLGVFVSPEVAAEVWLGVTSIFRDYGYRRMRTKARLKFLLADWGTAKFRTILEDEYLGHTLPDGEPAXKPTSXGDHIGVHEQKDGKFFIGVTPTVGRVSGSTLTAVADALEAHGSFRLRTTPHQKLVILDVPKEQVEPLIAVLDGLGLSARPSLFRRSTIACTGIEYCKLAIVNTKDTAATAITELETRLADLVDTGVLTQPIALNINGCPNSCARIQTADIGLKGMMLPTDDGGTAXGXQVHLGGGLATDNRAEAGLGRTIRGLKVTAADLPDYVERVVRQYVGARSXGETFAEFAHRVDEELLK